From a region of the Pongo abelii isolate AG06213 chromosome 9, NHGRI_mPonAbe1-v2.0_pri, whole genome shotgun sequence genome:
- the LOC100444765 gene encoding olfactory receptor 51G2-like, giving the protein MSVFNSSALYPCFLLTGLSGLESRYDLISLPIFLVYAISIAGNISILFIIKTESSLHQPMYYFLSMLAFTDLGLSTTTLPTTFSVFWFHAREISFNAYLVQMYFIHVFSIIESAVLLAMAFDRFIAIQEPLRYAAILTNDVIIGIGLAIAGRALALVFPASFLLKRLQYHDVNILSYPFCLHQDLIKTTVSNRRVSSIYGLMVVICSMGLDSVLLLLSYVLILGTVLSIASKAERVRALNTCISHICAVLTFYTPMIGLSMIRRYGQNTSPIVHVLMANVYLLIPPLMNPIVYSVKTKQIRDRIFSKFKRHEM; this is encoded by the coding sequence ATGTCTGTCTTCAATAGTTCTGCCTTATACCCTTGCTTCCTCCTAACGGGCCTCTCAGGCCTTGAAAGCAGATATGACTTGATTTCCCTCCCCATCTTCTTGGTTTATGCCATCTCAATTGCCGGGAACATTAGCATCCTCTTCATTATCAAAACTGAGTCTTCCCTCCACCAACCAATGTATTACTTTCTGTCAATGCTGGCGTTCACTGACCTGGGCCTATCTACCACTACCTTGCCTACCACATTCAGTGTCTTCTGGTTCCATGCCCGGGAGATCTCCTTCAATGCTTATCTGGTCCAAATGTACTTCATTCATGTTTTCTCGATTATTGAGTCAGCTGTACTCTTGGCTATGGCCTTTGACCGCTTTATAGCAATCCAAGAACCCTTGCGCTATGCAGCCATCCTAACCAATGATGTAATCATTGGGATTGGGTTGGCAATTGCTGGAAGGGCCTTGGCTCTGGTCTTTCCAGCTTCCTTCCTCTTGAAGAGGCTTCAATATCATGATGTCAATATTCTGTCCTACCCCTTCTGCCTGCACCAGGACCTCATAAAGACAACTGTATCTAACCGTCGAGTCAGCAGCATCTATGGCCTTATGGTGGTCATCTGTTCCATGGGACTTGATTCAgtgcttctcctcctctcctatGTCCTCATCCTGGGCACAGTGTTGAGTATAGCCTCCAAGGCAGAGAGAGTGAGAGCCCTCAATACTTGCATCTCCCACATCTGTGCTGTACTCACCTTCTATACACCAATGATTGGGCTATCTATGATCCGTCGCTATGGACAGAATACTTCCCCAATTGTCCATGTGCTGATGGCCAATGTCTACTTGCTGATTCCACCTCTCATGAACCCCATTGTCTACAGTGTTAAGACCAAGCAGATTCGTGACAGGATCTTCAGTAAATTCAAGAGACATGAAATGTAG
- the LOC100939208 gene encoding olfactory receptor 51L1 yields MVDWNNSDAMEPIFILKGFPGLEYVHSWLSILFCLAYLVAFTGNVTILSVIWIESSLHQPVYYFISILAVNDLGMSLSTLLTMLAVLCLDAPEIQANACYAQLFFIHTFTFLESSVLLAMAFDRFVAICLPLHYPTILTNSVIGKIGSACLLRSLGVVLPTPLLLRHYHYCHGNALSHAFCLHQDVLRLSCTDARINSIYGLCVVIATLGVDSIFILLSYVLILNTVLGIASREEQLKALNTCVSHICVVLIFFVPVIGVSMVHRFGKHLSPIVHILMADIYLLLPPVLNPIVYSVRTKQIRLGILRKFVLRRRF; encoded by the coding sequence ATGGTAGACTGGAATAACAGTGATGCTATGGAGCCCATATTTATCCTGAAGGGTTTTCCTGGACTGGAGTATGTTCATTCTTGGCTCTCCATCCTCTTCTGTCTTGCATATTTGGTAGCATTTACGGGTAACGTTACCATCCTGTCTGTCATTTGGATAGAATCCTCTCTCCATCAGCCCGTGTATTACTTTATTTCCATCTTGGCAGTGAATGACCTGGGGATGTCCCTGTCTACACTTCTCACCATGCTTGCTGTGTTATGTTTGGATGCTCCAGAGATCCAGGCAAATGCTTGCTATGCTCAGCTGTTCTTCATCCACACATTCACATTCCTGGAGTCCTCAGTGTTGCTGGCCATGGCCTTTGACCGTTTTGTTGCTATCTGTCTTCCACTGCACTACCCCACCatcctcaccaacagtgtaattgGCAAAATTGGTTCGGCCTGTTTGCTACGAAGCTTGGGAGTTGTACTTCCCACACCTTTGCTACTGAGACACTATCACTACTGCCATGGCAATGCACTCTCTCATGCCTTCTGTTTGCACCAGGATGTTCTACGATTATCCTGTACAGATGCCAGGATCAACAGTATTTATGGGCTTTGTGTAGTCATTGCCACACTAGGTGTGGATTCAATCTTCATACTTCTTTCTTATGTTCTGATTCTTAATACTGTGCTGGGTATTGCATCTCGTGAAGAGCAGCTAAAGGCACTCAACACATGTGTATCCCATATCTGTGTGGTGCTCATCTTCTTTGTGCCAGTTATTGGGGTGTCAATGGTCCATCGCTTTGGGAAGCATCTGTCTCCCATAGTCCACATCCTCATGGCAGACATCTACCTTCTTCTTCCCCCAGTCCTTAACCCTATTGTTTATAGTGTCAGAACAAAGCAGATTCGTCTAGGAATTCTCCGCAAGTTTGTCCTAAGGAGGAGGTTTTAA
- the MMP26 gene encoding matrix metalloproteinase-26: MQLVILRVTIFLPWCFALPVPPATDHKGWDFVKDYFHQFFLTKKESPFLTQETQTQLLQQFHWNGTGLLDMQMHALLHQPCCGVPDGSDTSISPGRCKWNKHTLTYRIINYPHDMKPYTVKDSIYNAVSIWSNVTPLIFQQVQNEDADIKISFWQWAHEDGWPFDGPGGILGHAFLPNSGNPGVVHFDKNEHWSASDTGYNLFLVATHEIGHSLGLQHSGNRSSIMYPTYWYHDPRTFQLSADDIQRIQHLYGEKCSSDTP, translated from the exons ATGCAGCTCGTTATCTTAAGAGTTACTATCTTCTTGCCCTGGTGTTTCGCCCTTCCAGTGCCCCCTGCTACAGACCATAAAGGATGGGACTTTGTTAAG GACTATTTCCATCAATTTTTCCTGACCAAGAAGGAGTCACCATTCCTTACCCAGGAGACACAAACACAGCTCCTGCAACAATTCCATTGGAATGGGACAGGCCTACTTGATATGCAGATGCATGCTCTGCTACACCAGCCCTGCTGTGGGGTGCCTGATGGGTCCGACACCTCCATCTCGCCAGGAAGATGCAAGTGGAATAAGCACACTCTGACTTACAG GATTATCAATTACCCACATGATATGAAGCCATACACAGTGAAAGACAGTATATATAATGCAGTTTCCATCTGGAGCAATGTGACCCCTTTGATATTCCAGCAAGTGCAGAATGAAGATGCAGACATCAAGATTTCTTTCTGGCAGTGGG CCCATGAAGATGGTTGGCCCTTTGATGGGCCAGGTGGTATCTTAGGCCATGCCTTTTTACCAAATTCTGGAAATCCTGGAGTTGTCCATTTTGACAAGAATGAACACTGGTCAGCTTCAGACACTG GATACAATCTGTTCCTGGTTGCAACTCATGAGATTGGGCATTCTTTGGGCCTGCAGCACTCTGGGAATCGGAGCTCCATAATGTACCCCACTTACTGGTATCACGACCCTAGAACCTTCCAGCTCAGTGCCGATGATATCCAAAGGATCCAGCACTTGTATG GAGAAAAATGTTCATCTGACACGCCTTAA